The Prunus dulcis chromosome 5, ALMONDv2, whole genome shotgun sequence genomic sequence GCGATAACTATGTCTTGAAACTGTTAGAGGGCTGCTTGTTAAAGTTAGCAGCACCTCAAGTCCCTTTTTGATTGATGCTGATTATCTTCAAACTTGTGTATGTGCTGATAGGAATTGGAAAATCCTCTAATCATAATccatgagaagaaaatctcAAGTATTAATGCTGTGGTTAAAGTATTGGAGTTGGTCTTGCAGGTTATCATTTCTCTGGTTAGGTTCACtagtttcttctctttttatcATGAATTGGTTGACAAACTTTTGCTCTTTTTCAAAAGCAAAGgtctttgcattttgttatatctttCAGAACCAaagttataaaagaaaatggttttcCTCTTTGTTAATTGAGAATCATCTCCAGTTATGATTTCAGATCTATAGATAACTTGTTGTTGCTGATATTGCTACACGGGAGGAGAATAGAACAGCTTGAAAAATGTGCAAGAAGAGAGAGCTAACTCATACACCGAAGAACAAATTGGTGAAGTTAAGATCAAATTAGTAGAATTTGTGAGCTCtccattatttataattataggtAGGAAGTATGTTTGTAATAGAGTAAAGATTGGTTGACTATGTAATGGATGTGTGTGTATTGTATGTAGATTGACTTAATATTGCTGTCCTATTGCATGCGTATTGTACTAATATTGCCTTTGTATTGCACACATATTGTATGCATATTGCCACCCTATATTGTGATGTTATTGCTGTTGTATTGCCGTTATATTGCCCTAATATTGCCTCTCTAGTGTATGTATATTGGCCTAATATTGCCATTatattgtatgtatattgacTATGACTCATCAATGGGTTTACGGTTTAGGCcctacttcattcaaaaagaaGACGACGACGAGAAAGAAACAACGTGCCTTTCAAAAACAGGCAGTCAGGTGCATTATAATTGCACCGTAAGACAttgtaagaaattattttaaaaaataataacaactaaaaaataatttaccaaaaaaggaagttatgaataaatatgcaaatgcttCGTCATGGGTTGAAGAAAAGGATGATTACATTTGGTGGTTTGATTATGTTTGGTGATACGATATGTTGTTCGTCTAAATCTTCATATATGTAATTGTTATGTTAATACTTGACACAAATTCATCTcgtaatcatccaattattaaagctaagtaaatgaaatgaaacaaaagaagaagtccaaaataaacagaaacaaCAATTTCTAGCACCCATTTATCGCTTCTGTATTACCACTATATCACCAACGTATCACCAGCTTAGCGTTGATGACCATTAGTTCAAACATTATGTGATCTAATAGGGATAACTAATTTTTGGAACAACTAATGAATCttcaaaaagataaagaacaACTAGTAAACTAATGTATGCAGTTTAACTTTGCACGGGTCATAGTGCTCAACATGATATTTGGCAACCATCTCTACACTTGGTGTATATTGCAGGCTTCTATGCATTCCAAACCTTCATTCTTCTGTGATAAAACTGTTAAATTACCAAGATTTCTAACACATGGAAGTAAACAAACGAATCTGCACATTTATTTGTACATACACACTGCGTATTGCACATCTGCGCATCTATTAATCACCACACCAATGTTTCAAAGATTGATTCAGAGGGCAAAATGATTGATTACATATTTCAAATTAGTCATCTGCTCATACGAACTTGGCCCTAAAACTGTACTAATGGTAAATATACTGACATAATAGCtattaatgaaaaattctaaacaaaCGAGGgacttatttttctaatattgTAGTGGAAGCATGTTAAGTGATTTTCCACATTTGTTCATGGGGGTAAAGTATATCTTACCCCTTTCTAAACATTAtgaggtttcaaatttcaataacaaCAGAATGCTAAGCAGAAAAGTAGAATTGCTACATAAATTATTTAGAAGGAACAAAGTCAAAACTAATTTGACAAATCTTAAGAAAGCTGTATGCTTCACTAATTCAACTAACAGATTCCCAGTGCAGGAAATGAAATATACCTATATCACATAAATTGCAAAGAAAACCACAGAGACTAAATGTTAACAATGGATACAAAAATGAGTAGAATTCAGTGGAAACGAACACATCGTTTCAAACAAGTAAACTGTTATATGTCCATAAAGAGCAACTATGTTTATATATGGAGGTGTACGAAatagttcaacttcaaaatgGAAACAGTTTATGTGCCATGTAAGGCAATGAACATATAACAAGGTGAGTCTTCAACAAATTAAAAGTAGacaattattttcaaacaatCTGACAGCTGCTCGAGAAAACTGAGGGAGTTAAGGCATGAGATGCAAACAGATAAACACCGTTAAGCACTCGGACGAACCCATGCTATAATACAAGCCAACAGacaaccaccaccaaattGCCCTTCAATATGTTGGTCAATGGTGCAAATCTGTTGATGCTTCTCCAACTTTCTTACTACATGGTTGTTCTTCAGACCCTAATCATGAAGCACAACAATTTAAATTCATGCCATTGAAGAGGAACCACAAGAATCTAACTTCCTAATACAAGCACAAAACCTATATGTATGCATAATCGGTACATCTATAAATTCCCACATGCCTAAATATTAGATATCAAATCATTAGATGACTAAACAGTAAATGCATAACCTATTTGCTAATCTGTATGCAAAACTAGAAATAACTACAAGCATCAGTGTGaaacatgaaaataaagttaaaagATGAAACATGTAGATGCAAGGTAACACTTCACATTCAACTTCATAAGGTTTGTCGGCTCAATGGAACTGAGGAGGTCTTCCAGAACAAGGAAGAATGCAGTCAATAAACCCTGTAACGAAACAGGGTGTCTcctccccccctccccccccaccaacaacaaaaatgatgTAGGGAAGTCTGTCCAACGTTGTAAATAATCAGAatcatttatagaaaatgaaagaaaacaaaatgaatctcCCACAAGCCTAACAGGCTAACACCATTAACAAGGTCTAAAATTGACTCTATAtcatgtacatatatatatatataaactccATCTTTACATATTGGAACTACATCAATGTAAACCAACTAGATCGATCCTGCATCCTGAACACCACCCCCCGCAAAAAAAGGaccgagaaaaaaaaaatacaactaaaaaaaagggaaattagataaattttctccttttttcctcttatatatttttgttttgccttctATAGGGTAGTTCCAATTCTTCTTTTGTAAAAATTCAAGGCATAATACCTCCGAATTGAGCATTCCAAGCCGCAGGGGGCAGCTGCCTTTTCCATTTACGAACTTTCAACAAAGTCACAATCTTTTGGGCACAAAACAAATCCACCTCTGCAACAAAGGCCCAATTACAATTagcaaaagaaatcaaaaaaaGTAAccccggaaaaaaaaaaaaaaaaaaaaccttagaatttgaagaaatagagagaaagagagacctTAGAAGGAGAATCAGCAACCTTGTAAGCATTCGCAGTAACACCCACCAACCACAACCCAGGAAAAATAGTCTGTCAGCGACAGCAACAACATCACCTTCCTATCAAACCAATTTGgaagaaacccctaaaccaatttcatacaaatccATACACCATAaaccaaattcacaaaaaccccaaatttctaagaaaaggAACGTGAACAGTACCTCGTGGATGTGAACTGTGGAGTTAAGCTTGGATGGCTGAGGGAGGAAGATGACTATgtcggagagagagagagagagagccaggctaaagagagagacagagccaAGAGAGTTTGAGCGAGAACCCAATTTCTGAAAAAGTGATATGGGTGCAATCAGTTTacaataaaaatgtatttataagtggtagttttaaaaattttggggaggggtggtattttgacaaaaaattataaaattggtGGTATTTTAAGCTATTTCCCATAAAGATACTAGTCATAAACATGTGAGAATTCAAAAGTTGATAAACTAGGACAAGAGGATTTAAGACCACAGATTTTTACGGTTCCAAAAATAAGCTCAAAAGGGATCTAAGCCATTAGGTGGCTGGACTAATTAACCTCTTTCCTCACAACCATAGCCTCCTTGTTGCACCATTGACAACAAATCTGTGTGAAAATTCATCTGATTGTTCAACATTTCTGATTCTTGCACTCTCATTTTGCATACTGATCAACAAAATGGAGGCTACTCACAAATTCGTGTGCCAAGACGATTTGGTCAACCCACTTTCCTCCATGGGAATGCAAGTAGCTTGCATCCTTGTCATCTCACACTTCTTTCACATTTTGCTCAAGGCCTTAGGTCAACCAGGCCCCATTGCCCAGATTCTTGTAAGCATCTCATTttgattaaaacaaaataaatttgtcAATATGAATCATTCTAACCTGTGATATAAATTGATTGTCTCGTAACATAACATGTCAAGTTATATGTCTTGTTTATATATGAGGTTGGTTTTGTCAATCTAGGTCATCGGTCAAGTAAAATATTATTGTTCGAACGGTGATTCTGATTTTCAGTTTGGTAACATAACATGTCAAATTGACAGGCTGGTTTGGTGTTGGGTCCCTCAGGGTTGTCTAATATTacagaaataaaagaattCTTCTTTCAAGCTTCTGCTGCAGAATACTATGAGATGTTCGGGTTCTTCTGCCGGATCCTCTTTATGTTCCTCTTCGGTTTGGAGATGGACTTTGCCTATGTACGCCGCAACCTGCGCGTAGTGTGCATCGTAGCGTACGGTGGTGCCTTCTTAGCCAGCCTTTTCGGCCTTACCGCCTCCTTCTTTATCTACAAACACTTACTGGCTGAGAATGCCAAGCTGAATGCTAGCTTCGTCTTCTGCACCATGCTATTGGTGTCCTACACCTCCTCACCAGTCGTCAACCGCTTAGCAGCAGAGTTAAGGTTTGCAACATCAGACATTGGCCGCTTGGCAACATCTTCTGCCATGGTCGTTGAGCTCACTTGCTTACTTGTTTTTAATCTGATCATTGCCTTCACAAGACTAACTGCCTTGAGGGACGGCTTCTTCATCCTCCTCGGCTTGGTTCCGATGCTTTTCGCGTTCAAGTACTTGGCAGTGTGGTTGAACAAACGAAACAGAAAGCAGAAGTACCTTAGAAACCCAGAAGTGCTTCTCATTTTGTCGATTCTAATCGCGGGTTCGATGCTCATTGAAATGGCCATGTTTAATAGTGTGATAGCTTGTTTTGTTGCTGGCCTGGCTTTCCCCAAGGAAGGCAAGACGGCAAGAACTTTGTTGCACAAGCTTACTTACTCTGTCCACAACTTTGTGCTGCCTGTTTACTTTGGCTATATTGGGTTCCAATTTGATGCGAGCCATTTGAAGAGCTTGACCAACATATTGATTATTGTCATACTTGTGTTGTTGAGCCTCGGCAGCAAGATTAGTGGCACTCTTGCGGTTTGCCACTTTTTGAAGATCCCTTTAAACGAAGGGGTTTTTCTTGGCTTTGTGTTGAACTTGAAGGGACATGCCGATCTCTTGTTCGTTGGCAGCGCCTCAAAGGCTCTAATTGTAAGGTTCTTAACTTTGATTATATATTTGACATTCTTGATTTGCACCTTccaactgaaaaaaaaaagaacaagtaaCATTAAATGTATCACATCTCTGTgcgaaaaaaatatttgactgAAGCTATATGTACCACATTCATCGGCCACATTTTAGATGACATCTCCTACTACCTTCATTAGAAATGTGGTATAAATAGTTTCATTTGGCAGACTCGACTCCTTCAAATGAGATCAACAATATGATCAACGTACATCTTAATATACATtgaccttttctttcttcttcttttttttttttttttggttgtcaaaACTATAGATCCTGGctctaaattaattttgtttctttttcttcttatgcTCTGGTATTGTTTCAGACTTGGAACCCAGCGGCTTACAATCTGTTACTAATAACAGTTGTGATTAACACTGTAATCTCAGGGCCAGTTGTGGCTTTGTTaatgagaagagaagaaaaactcttcactcacacacacacctCCCTCGGCTTTGAGCCCGAAAATCCCGACCAAAACGAGCTCCGCCTCCTCGCCTGCGTCTACGGTCCCCGCCACATCTCTGCCATCCTCTCCGTCATCGCCACCATCCGCGGCACCCAAACAGCATCCATCATGCCCTACATGGCTCACCTTATCGAGCTCAACCAAAAACGACGTACCAACGTGTCGTATCACGAGCTCGAAGCCGAGGAAATGAGCGACGAGGAAGACTACGGCGGCAACGACGTCCTCGAAATCCATGCAGCCGTCGACGCCTTCACTGCCGAGACCCAGATCCTAATCAACCTCAACAAGGCCGTGTCCACGTTGTCGAATTTACATGAGGAGGTGTGTAACGCAGCCGAGGACTTGCGTGCGACGATTATTTTGCTGCCGTTTCACAAGCACCAAAGGATCGACGGCAAAATGGAGTCCGGGAAGGACGCTGTACGGACCACGAATCAAAAGATTCTTCGTCACGCCCCGAGCTCTGTCGGGATGATCGTCGAGAAAGGGCTGGCCGGGGCGTTGGGGTTTTCGCAGTTGTTTACCGTGGACATTATGCAACATGTTGCGACGCTATTTTTCGGGGGGCCCGATGACCGCGAGGCCATTGCTTGGAGTACAAGGATCGCAAACCATCCAAGGGTTAACTTGACGGTGGTTAGGTTTTTGCCGACGGAGTCATCCAACACTCGGAATATGAAGGTGGAGAATGAAATGGGAGGCAATAGTGATATTGAGGTTTACATGGCCTTGTCGAGTTTAGAAACGGGCAATGACATTGACAATGCCTTTCTCAATGACTTCTATAATGGGTATGTACCACCTCTATATTTATCTTGCTTTAAGTGGTAATGTTTGgcactttgtttttgttttatgctcatatattttctaaatttgtaAAAATTGTTCATACATACATAACTTTCACACTGTCAATAAGATATTATATAAGGAATATATGCATTTAGAAATAGTTGTTTTTCAGAAGAAACAATACAAATCCTGACACCATTGGAATACATGATGAGATGATTAAATACACTATTAATGATATATAGCACAATGAGCACGAATAATTGCGAATGACAGCTAAAAGCACTATCAGTGCTTTTAGCCACCTCATCATATGGTGCGAATGTTAATGAATAACTAttaatcaagttttcttattggcttttttttttgggtttcaaaATAAGCATATGCGTATTTTCAATAAACATTTGTGTCTGAATTGGTTGGGTAGGTATGTGGCGTCTGGTAAAGTTGGGTACGTAGAGAAGCAGGTGAATAATGGAGCAGAAACAGTGGCAGCCCTAAGAGACATTGGAGACTTGTACTCTCTGTTTATAGTAGGGAGGGGTGGTCGAGGACACTCACCATTGACAACCGAGCTCAGTGATTGGGAAGAATGCCCTGAACTTGGAACAGTAGGAGATCTCTTGGCTTCTTCAGACTTCAACATCAATGGCTCAATCTTGGTCGTCCAACAACATAGAAATTCCAAGAAAGAACTTGTAGATGATTAGCTATATATTGtgaatttataattatttcatAATGTAATTTAGTGCTTCTTTCAATATTGTACATACTCAAATATATAATAGGGTTTTCGACTTTGGCTGGATCATCCTAGTTTCTGTCTTATcatt encodes the following:
- the LOC117628324 gene encoding cation/H(+) antiporter 1-like, translated to MEATHKFVCQDDLVNPLSSMGMQVACILVISHFFHILLKALGQPGPIAQILAGLVLGPSGLSNITEIKEFFFQASAAEYYEMFGFFCRILFMFLFGLEMDFAYVRRNLRVVCIVAYGGAFLASLFGLTASFFIYKHLLAENAKLNASFVFCTMLLVSYTSSPVVNRLAAELRFATSDIGRLATSSAMVVELTCLLVFNLIIAFTRLTALRDGFFILLGLVPMLFAFKYLAVWLNKRNRKQKYLRNPEVLLILSILIAGSMLIEMAMFNSVIACFVAGLAFPKEGKTARTLLHKLTYSVHNFVLPVYFGYIGFQFDASHLKSLTNILIIVILVLLSLGSKISGTLAVCHFLKIPLNEGVFLGFVLNLKGHADLLFVGSASKALITWNPAAYNLLLITVVINTVISGPVVALLMRREEKLFTHTHTSLGFEPENPDQNELRLLACVYGPRHISAILSVIATIRGTQTASIMPYMAHLIELNQKRRTNVSYHELEAEEMSDEEDYGGNDVLEIHAAVDAFTAETQILINLNKAVSTLSNLHEEVCNAAEDLRATIILLPFHKHQRIDGKMESGKDAVRTTNQKILRHAPSSVGMIVEKGLAGALGFSQLFTVDIMQHVATLFFGGPDDREAIAWSTRIANHPRVNLTVVRFLPTESSNTRNMKVENEMGGNSDIEVYMALSSLETGNDIDNAFLNDFYNGYVASGKVGYVEKQVNNGAETVAALRDIGDLYSLFIVGRGGRGHSPLTTELSDWEECPELGTVGDLLASSDFNINGSILVVQQHRNSKKELVDD